The following coding sequences lie in one Notolabrus celidotus isolate fNotCel1 chromosome 20, fNotCel1.pri, whole genome shotgun sequence genomic window:
- the rusf1 gene encoding RUS1 family protein C16orf58 homolog — protein sequence MEKGSGVVLATERYGSAESWKYVAKDGVMERRRDGGEGESRANSIVGVFKSVFLPQGYPESVSNDYLQYQFWDTVQAFSSSLSGTLATQASLKGVGVGNQEATVAAATVTWLLRDGTGMLGRILFAWQKGTKLDSEAKKWRLFADVLNDIAMFMEILAPYFPAFFILIVCTAGIFKSIVGVAGGATRAALTVHQARRDNMADISAKDGSQETLVNLAGLLISLILIPLVTDNPVLTLSLFFLFTILHLFANYKAVRSVVMETFNEARLTIVLQQYLRDSRVLSPQEANQREPVFIEFSKSVPIKLGVRLQEVLQSKDELDLALKHNGMPYLLGVKHGCVCICLGPEAAVHDEIRAMCQAVWLSSKLTTQTSRDLSTQQKQSHWELVHESHKLMDTIFSPFLKGVEAAGWDVKRTLLDWDEWRVEWKTKSN from the exons ATGGAGAAAGGATCAGGTGTTGTTCTGGCAACAGAGAGATATGGCAGTGCAGAGTCCTGGAAGTATGTTGCAAAGGATGgggtgatggagaggagaagggatGGGGGTGAGGGTGAATCAAGAGCAAACTCCATTGTTGGAGTTTTTAAA AGTGTCTTTCTGCCTCAAGGATATCCAGAGAGTGTCAGTAATGATTACCTGCAGTACCAGTTTTGGGACACAGTGCAG GCTTTCTCCAGCTCTCTGTCTGGGACTCTGGCCACTCAGGCCTCCCTCAAAGGGGTCGGGGTTGGAAACCAAGAGGCAACAGTAGCAGCAGCCACAGTCACCTGGTTGCTAAGAG ATGGAACTGGCATGTTGGGACGAATCCTCTTCGCATGGCAGAAAGG gaCTAAACTGGACTCTGAGGCCAAAAAGTGGAG ACTTTTCGCTGATGTTCTCAACGACATTGCCATGTTCATGGAAATACTGGCTCCTTACTTTCCTGCTTTCTTCATCCTGATTGTGTGTACAGCTGGGATATTCAAG TCAATCGTAGGTGTGGCGGGCGGTGCGACCAGAGCTGCTCTGACCGTCCATCAGGCTCGTAGAGACAACATGGCTGACATCTCTGCCAAAGATGGCAGTCAG GAGACTTTGGTGAATCTGGCCGGTCTGCTGATCAGTCTGATACTCATTCCCCTCGTCACTGATAATCCAGT attGACCCTcagcctcttcttcctcttcaccaTCCTCCATCTTTTTGCCAACTACAAGGCTGTGCGATCAGTCGTAATGGAAACTTTCAACGAGGCGCGGCTGACGATTGTTCTGCAGCAGTACCTGAGAGACAGTCGGGTTCTGAGTCCACAAGAGGCCAATCAGAGGGAACCAGTTTTTATCG AGTTCAGCAAAAGTGTGCCGATCAAACTTGGAGTGAGGTTGCAGGAGGTTCTGCAGAG CAAAGATGAACTTGATTTGGCCTTGAAGCATAACGGCATGCCTTACCTGTTAGGAGTGAAACATG gttgtgtgtgcatatgtttaGGACCAGAAGCAGCAGTGCATGATGAAATCAGAGCAATGTGCCAAGCTGTTTGGCTCAGCAGTAAGTTGACCACCCAGACTTCAAGAGATCTCTCTACACAACAAAAGCAGA gtcACTGGGAATTGGTGCACGAGAGTCACAAGCTCATGGACACAATTTTCAGTCCATTTCTCaaag GAGTGGAAGCTGCAGGCTGGGACGTCAAACGAACTCTGCTGGACTGGGATGAGTGGAGAGTTGAGTGGAAGACAAAAAGCAACTGA